From the unidentified bacterial endosymbiont genome, one window contains:
- the thiP gene encoding thiamine/thiamine pyrophosphate ABC transporter permease ThiP, which produces MATRRQPLIPGWLIPGLLAALLMVAVSLGAFLALWFNAPESGLPALWHDSYLWHVIRFSFWQAFLSALLSAIPAIFLARALYRRRFPGRQALLRLCAMTLILPVLVAVFGILSVYGRQGWLASLFTILGLEWTFSPYGLKGILLAHVFFNMPMATRLFLQALENIPGEQRQIAAQLGMRGGAFFRFVEWPWLRRHIPPVAALIFMLCFASFATVLSLGGGPQATTIELAIYQALSYDYDPGRAALLALVQMVCCLVLVILSQRLSKTIAPGSHQIKGWRDPQDSLHSRICDVILITLALMILLPPLIAVIVDGLNHNLVSVLLQPILWQATWTSLRIALAAGLLCVSLTMMLLWSSRELYARQARKAGQALELTGMLILAMPGIVLATGFFLLLNSTVGLPESADGIVIFTNALMAIPYALKVLENPMRDVNSRYSLLCQSLGMRGWQRLKIVELRALKRPLAQALAFACVLSIGDFGVVALFGNEDFRTLPFWLYQQIGSYRSQDGAVTALLLLLLCFALFTVIETLPGRDDKTD; this is translated from the coding sequence ATGGCAACGCGCCGTCAGCCGCTGATCCCCGGCTGGTTAATTCCCGGTCTGCTCGCCGCCCTCCTGATGGTGGCGGTCAGCCTCGGCGCGTTCCTCGCGTTGTGGTTTAACGCGCCTGAAAGCGGCCTGCCCGCGCTCTGGCACGACAGCTATCTCTGGCACGTCATTCGGTTCTCCTTCTGGCAGGCGTTTCTTTCTGCCCTGCTGTCGGCGATCCCGGCCATTTTTCTGGCGCGAGCGCTTTACCGCAGGCGTTTTCCCGGCAGGCAGGCGCTGCTTCGCCTGTGCGCAATGACGCTGATCCTGCCGGTGCTGGTAGCCGTGTTTGGCATCCTGAGCGTGTATGGCCGTCAGGGCTGGCTGGCCTCTCTCTTTACGATTTTAGGACTGGAGTGGACCTTCTCCCCCTACGGGCTGAAGGGCATTCTGCTGGCGCACGTCTTTTTCAATATGCCGATGGCGACACGGCTCTTTCTGCAGGCGCTGGAGAACATTCCCGGCGAGCAGCGTCAGATTGCAGCGCAACTGGGCATGCGTGGGGGAGCCTTCTTCCGTTTTGTCGAGTGGCCATGGCTGCGTCGGCACATTCCCCCCGTGGCGGCCCTGATCTTTATGCTCTGTTTCGCCAGTTTTGCCACCGTGCTGTCGCTCGGCGGTGGCCCACAGGCGACGACCATCGAGCTGGCTATCTATCAGGCGCTAAGTTATGACTACGATCCGGGTCGCGCCGCGCTGCTGGCTCTGGTGCAAATGGTATGCTGTCTCGTGCTGGTGATACTCAGCCAGCGGCTGAGCAAAACCATTGCGCCGGGCAGCCATCAGATTAAAGGCTGGCGCGATCCGCAGGATAGCCTGCACAGCCGCATCTGCGATGTCATTCTTATTACGCTGGCGCTTATGATTCTGCTTCCGCCATTGATAGCAGTTATCGTTGATGGTCTGAACCACAACCTTGTATCCGTATTGCTGCAGCCCATACTTTGGCAAGCCACCTGGACTTCGCTACGGATTGCGCTGGCAGCCGGACTGCTCTGCGTTAGTCTGACCATGATGCTGCTGTGGAGCAGCCGGGAGCTTTACGCTCGTCAGGCCCGCAAAGCCGGGCAAGCGCTGGAACTTACGGGGATGCTGATTCTGGCAATGCCGGGGATTGTGCTGGCGACGGGATTCTTTTTACTGTTGAACAGCACCGTTGGCCTGCCGGAAAGTGCCGACGGCATTGTGATTTTCACCAATGCCCTGATGGCGATCCCTTACGCCCTGAAGGTACTGGAAAACCCGATGCGCGACGTCAACAGCCGCTACAGCCTGCTGTGCCAGTCGCTCGGCATGCGGGGCTGGCAGCGCTTAAAGATCGTCGAACTGCGTGCGCTGAAACGCCCGCTGGCTCAGGCGCTGGCCTTTGCCTGCGTGCTGTCGATCGGCGATTTTGGCGTCGTTGCGCTCTTTGGCAATGAAGATTTCCGCACGCTGCCGTTCTGGCTGTATCAGCAGATAGGCTCCTATCGCAGCCAGGATGGCGCAGTGACGGCATTGTTGCTGTTGCTGCTGTGCTTTGCATTATTTACCGTTATCGAGACACTCCCGGGGCGCGATGATAAAACTGATTGA
- the thiQ gene encoding thiamine ABC transporter ATP-binding protein ThiQ has translation MIKLIDVTWLYQHLPMRFTLSVRQGERIAVLGPSGAGKSTLLNLITGFLQPASGSIQIENRDHAHTPPSRRPVSMLFQENNLFTHLTVRQNIGLGMDPGLKLDDAQRQKLELIAGQMGITALLDRLPGELSGGQRQRVALARCLVREQPVLLLDEPFSALDPALRQEMLALVKDVCQRQQLTMLMVSHSIEDAARIAPRSVVIAEGRIVWDGETEALINGKASASHLLGIH, from the coding sequence ATGATAAAACTGATTGATGTAACCTGGCTGTACCAGCATCTGCCCATGCGCTTTACCCTCTCCGTGCGTCAGGGAGAGAGGATTGCGGTGCTTGGCCCCAGCGGGGCCGGAAAGAGTACCTTGCTTAATCTGATCACCGGTTTTTTGCAGCCGGCAAGCGGATCGATACAGATCGAAAATCGCGACCATGCCCACACGCCGCCCTCCAGGCGTCCGGTATCGATGCTGTTTCAGGAAAATAATCTGTTTACCCATCTGACCGTACGGCAAAACATCGGCCTGGGGATGGATCCTGGGTTAAAGCTGGACGATGCACAGCGGCAGAAGCTGGAGCTTATTGCCGGGCAGATGGGCATTACCGCCTTACTTGACCGCCTGCCAGGTGAGCTTTCCGGCGGGCAGCGGCAACGTGTGGCGCTGGCGCGCTGTCTGGTGCGAGAGCAGCCGGTACTGCTGCTTGATGAACCCTTCTCCGCACTCGACCCGGCACTGCGCCAGGAGATGCTCGCGCTGGTAAAGGATGTCTGCCAGCGTCAGCAACTGACGATGTTAATGGTATCGCACAGCATTGAAGATGCGGCACGCATCGCTCCGCGATCGGTGGTGATCGCAGAGGGACGCATTGTATGGGATGGTGAAACAGAAGCGTTGATCAACGGCAAAGCAAGCGCATCGCACCTGCTGGGCATCCATTAA